In a single window of the Hoyosella subflava DQS3-9A1 genome:
- the pdxS gene encoding pyridoxal 5'-phosphate synthase lyase subunit PdxS: MSATPTNSIDAGLPVTGTASVKRGMAEMLKGGVIMDVVTPEQAKIAEDAGAVAVMALERVPADIRAQGGVVRMSDPDMIQGIIDAVSIPVMAKARIGHFVEAQILQSLGVDYIDESEVLTPADYANHIDKWQFTVPFVCGATNLGEALRRITEGAAMIRSKGEAGTGDVSNATTHMREIGGAIRRLTSLSKDELFVAAKELQAPYELVAEVAAAGKLPVVMFTAGGIATPADAAMMMQLGAEGVFVGSGIFKSGDPVKRAAAIVKATTYFDDPDALASVSRGLGEAMVGINVDDLPQSHRLAERGW; the protein is encoded by the coding sequence GTGAGCGCAACCCCTACCAATTCAATTGACGCCGGTTTGCCTGTTACCGGCACGGCCAGCGTAAAGCGCGGTATGGCCGAAATGCTCAAGGGGGGCGTGATCATGGACGTCGTCACGCCCGAGCAAGCCAAGATCGCGGAGGACGCCGGAGCAGTTGCCGTCATGGCACTCGAACGGGTACCCGCTGACATCCGGGCCCAGGGCGGCGTCGTCCGAATGAGCGACCCTGACATGATCCAGGGAATCATTGACGCGGTATCCATCCCGGTGATGGCGAAAGCGCGAATTGGGCATTTCGTCGAAGCCCAGATCTTGCAGAGTCTGGGCGTTGACTACATTGACGAGTCGGAGGTGCTCACGCCCGCCGACTACGCCAACCACATCGACAAGTGGCAGTTCACGGTGCCGTTCGTATGCGGTGCGACCAATCTTGGCGAGGCGCTGCGCCGGATCACCGAAGGCGCGGCGATGATCCGGTCGAAGGGCGAGGCAGGGACCGGTGATGTGTCAAATGCGACCACTCATATGCGAGAGATCGGCGGAGCCATCCGTCGGCTGACGTCCTTGAGCAAGGATGAGCTTTTTGTCGCGGCGAAAGAGCTGCAGGCGCCGTACGAACTCGTAGCCGAGGTCGCTGCGGCGGGCAAACTTCCCGTCGTGATGTTCACCGCAGGTGGTATTGCTACGCCCGCTGACGCGGCGATGATGATGCAGCTCGGCGCGGAAGGCGTCTTTGTTGGCTCCGGGATCTTCAAGTCCGGTGACCCCGTCAAGCGTGCCGCCGCGATCGTCAAGGCAACCACGTACTTCGACGACCCAGATGCGCTGGCAAGTGTTTCACGAGGGCTCGGCGAAGCCATGGTGGGGATCAATGTCGACGACCTCCCACAGTCGCACCGGCTCGCGGAGCGTGGCTGGTAA
- a CDS encoding NUDIX hydrolase, with protein sequence MTSWWFLLLTAAVVAIVVITVAWIMTTASRLDRLHIRYDKAWQALDSALGRRAVVARSISDALTRAPTDTDTSIRHADKLKRLSLRAERADRDDREDAENALSAALAQIRPASLSPQLAAELADAEARVLIARRFHNDAVRDIATLRRRRPVRWLRLAGTASEPLHFEIAERQLSPQFEAAAPRSSARVVVLDQHDRVLLLRGRDPEGSGEFFWFTVGGGVEPGESLRETAVRELREETGRDVPVRSLRGPLWKRSEVFSFNGTVMRSEEEFFVVRTGEFVPSMTGLTDLENRVVSDYKWCTPSEMETLAMAGEKVYPEELPRLVGEAAAVLEGEREVVTPRRIH encoded by the coding sequence ATGACCTCGTGGTGGTTTCTCCTCCTCACTGCGGCCGTTGTCGCGATTGTCGTCATCACTGTTGCCTGGATCATGACGACGGCGAGTCGGCTCGACCGGCTCCACATCCGGTATGACAAGGCATGGCAGGCGCTCGACTCTGCGCTGGGCCGCCGCGCCGTCGTGGCGCGCTCGATCTCCGATGCACTTACCCGCGCTCCCACGGATACTGACACCTCTATCCGGCATGCCGACAAATTGAAGCGTCTGTCTTTGCGCGCGGAGCGCGCTGACCGCGATGACCGCGAGGACGCGGAGAACGCGCTCTCCGCGGCGCTCGCACAAATTCGGCCTGCATCACTGAGTCCGCAGCTCGCTGCGGAACTCGCTGATGCTGAGGCGCGAGTCCTCATCGCGCGCCGCTTCCACAATGATGCTGTCCGAGACATCGCGACGCTACGCCGACGTCGTCCGGTGCGCTGGCTCCGTCTTGCTGGCACCGCGTCTGAACCGCTGCATTTCGAGATCGCCGAACGGCAACTGTCCCCGCAGTTCGAGGCCGCTGCGCCGCGAAGCTCAGCCCGAGTTGTGGTACTCGACCAGCATGATCGAGTATTGCTGTTGCGCGGCCGTGACCCCGAGGGGAGTGGGGAGTTCTTCTGGTTCACTGTTGGCGGAGGAGTTGAACCGGGGGAATCGCTCCGGGAGACCGCGGTCCGCGAGTTGCGTGAGGAAACCGGGCGTGACGTGCCGGTGAGGTCGCTCCGAGGCCCGCTATGGAAGCGCTCAGAGGTTTTCTCGTTCAACGGAACGGTGATGCGCAGCGAAGAGGAGTTCTTTGTGGTGCGCACCGGGGAGTTCGTCCCGTCGATGACTGGTTTGACGGACTTGGAGAATCGCGTGGTCAGCGATTACAAATGGTGCACACCTTCTGAAATGGAAACGCTCGCGATGGCTGGCGAGAAGGTATACCCGGAGGAACTGCCTCGCCTCGTCGGCGAAGCGGCAGCCGTACTTGAGGGTGAGCGCGAGGTCGTGACGCCCCGCCGGATCCACTAA
- a CDS encoding acyl-CoA thioesterase — protein sequence MARIEEVLELEQIDRDIYRGAPIETILQRTFGGQVAGQSLISAVRTVDPEYTVHSLHAYFLRPGKPKIPTVYRVERIREGRSFCTRRVNALQDGEIIFVMSASFHRGDKGPEHMDEMPPVPKAEDLPDSADAAEFRDRWELKEWSNWDLRIIPGDQTEMHPRLAAQQRVWMRYRAPLPDDQTTHVCTLAYMSDMMLLGSALVPHRGVKVQMASLDHAMWFFQPFRADEWLLYDQTSPFSGSGRSLTQGRIFDAQGNMVAAVVQEGLTRWLQEQG from the coding sequence ATGGCGAGGATCGAAGAAGTCCTAGAGCTCGAGCAGATCGACCGTGACATCTACCGTGGAGCACCGATCGAAACGATACTCCAGCGCACGTTCGGTGGGCAGGTGGCGGGGCAATCGCTGATCTCAGCCGTGCGCACTGTCGATCCGGAGTACACCGTGCACTCACTCCACGCGTACTTTCTTCGGCCGGGCAAACCGAAGATCCCGACCGTGTACCGGGTGGAGCGGATCAGGGAAGGCCGCTCGTTTTGCACGCGCAGGGTTAATGCGCTTCAGGACGGCGAGATCATCTTCGTGATGTCGGCCTCATTTCATCGCGGTGACAAGGGCCCCGAGCATATGGATGAGATGCCGCCGGTGCCCAAAGCAGAGGATCTGCCCGACTCAGCGGACGCGGCAGAGTTCCGTGATCGCTGGGAGCTGAAGGAGTGGTCGAATTGGGACTTGCGCATTATCCCGGGTGACCAGACCGAAATGCATCCGCGCCTGGCTGCTCAACAGCGGGTGTGGATGCGGTATCGGGCACCGTTGCCTGACGACCAAACCACCCATGTCTGCACGCTCGCCTACATGAGCGACATGATGCTCCTTGGTTCAGCGCTGGTCCCGCACCGTGGTGTAAAGGTTCAAATGGCGTCCCTTGACCACGCGATGTGGTTCTTCCAGCCGTTCCGGGCGGACGAGTGGCTTCTCTATGACCAGACTTCGCCGTTTTCTGGATCCGGCCGGTCTCTGACGCAAGGCCGGATCTTCGACGCGCAGGGCAATATGGTCGCCGCGGTGGTCCAGGAGGGGCTCACACGCTGGCTTCAAGAACAGGGATGA